A genomic stretch from Lathyrus oleraceus cultivar Zhongwan6 chromosome 2, CAAS_Psat_ZW6_1.0, whole genome shotgun sequence includes:
- the LOC127120281 gene encoding UDP-glycosyltransferase 72E1, whose amino-acid sequence MTIKTHAALLASPGLGHLTPTVELGKRLTTHHGFHVTIFVVTTTTNSSETTKSPILQQTSNLNGLDIIFTPPVDVSDKLDPKNPSLGLRITLTMLESIPFIRSQILSMKFPPSVLIVDLFGFMALPMARDLNMSTYVFFATNAWFSAVTMYLPFITKEAFSRHANNHEPLLIPGCEPVRFEDTLETFVSPWGPIHDGYVNAARDILSVDGILMNTWKDLEPETTQAVIDNDILGQFAKGPVYPVGPLVRTVEPVEKKEGESENFIFSWLDRQPAESVIYLSFGSGGTMSEVQMIELAHGLELSQQRFVWVVRHPVQGDASAAFFDATKGGDGSMVEDYLPEGFVSRTKDVGIVVPLWAPQAEILKHPATGGFVTHCGWNSVLESILNSVPMVAWPLYAEQKMNATMLSEELGVAVRATVAEGGVVFREHIAELIRRVMVDEEGIAMRVKVKEYKVSGEKALSGFGSSYESLCQMAKECELDYVNHSDEVKARGA is encoded by the coding sequence ATGACCATCAAAACACATGCCGCTCTTCTAGCCAGCCCAGGTCTAGGACACTTAACTCCCACAGTCGAATTAGGTAAACGTCTTACTACTCACCACGGTTTCCACGTTACCATCTTCGTCGTCACAACCACCACCAATTCCTCAGAAACAACAAAATCACCTATTCTTCAACAAACATCCAACCTTAATGGACTCGACATCATTTTTACACCTCCTGTCGATGTCTCCGACAAACTTGACCCAAAAAACCCATCCTTAGGTTTAAGGATCACCTTAACTATGCTTGAATCCATTCCTTTTATTCGATCTCAAATCTTATCCATGAAGTTTCCACCGTCGGTTCTCATCGTGGACCTCTTCGGTTTTATGGCTTTACCCATGGCACGTGATCTAAACATGTCTACCTACGTTTTCTTTGCCACCAACGCTTGGTTTTCTGCTGTTACCATGTATCTTCCTTTCATCACTAAGGAAGCGTTTTCAAGGCACGCTAATAATCATGAACCGCTTTTGATTCCGGGTTGTGAACCGGTTCGGTTTGAAGATACACTTGAAACGTTTGTTTCTCCTTGGGGGCCTATTCACGACGGATACGTTAACGCGGCAAGAGATATACTGTCCGTTGATGGGATTTTGATGAACACGTGGAAGGATCTGGAACCAGAAACTACTCAGGCAGTTATTGATAATGATATTTTGGGACAGTTTGCAAAAGGACCGGTTTATCCGGTTGGACCGCTTGTGAGAACGGTTGAACCGGTGGAGAAGAAGGAGGGAGAAAGTGAGAATTTTATTTTCAGTTGGCTTGACCGGCAACCGGCTGAGTCGGTGATTTACCTGTCATTCGGGAGTGGTGGGACCATGTCGGAAGTTCAGATGATAGAGTTGGCTCACGGGTTAGAGCTGAGTCAGCAGAGGTTTGTTTGGGTGGTGCGGCATCCCGTGCAAGGTGATGCATCTGCGGCGTTTTTCGACGCGACGAAGGGTGGTGATGGATCGATGGTGGAAGATTATTTGCCGGAGGGGTTTGTGAGCAGGACGAAGGATGTGGGGATTGTTGTCCCCTTGTGGGCCCCACAGGCTGAGATTTTGAAACATCCTGCGACGGGTGGTTTCGTGACGCATTGCGGTTGGAATTCCGTGTTGGAGAGTATCCTTAACAGTGTTCCGATGGTTGCGTGGCCGCTTTATGCAGAACAGAAGATGAATGCTACTATGTTGTCTGAGGAGCTTGGGGTTGCGGTGCGGGCAACGGTGGCGGAGGGAGGGGTCGTTTTTAGGGAACATATAGCGGAGCTGATTAGAAGAGTGATGGTGGATGAAGAAGGTATAGCAATGAGGGTTAAAGTTAAAGAGTATAAGGTAAGTGGAGAGAAAGCTTTGTCTGGGTTTGGTTCTTCTTATGAATCGCTTTGTCAGATGGCAAAAGAATGTGAACTTGATTATGTCAATCATTCTGATGAGGTGAAAGCTAGGGGTGCTTAG